The following are from one region of the Rhodopirellula sp. P2 genome:
- the infB gene encoding translation initiation factor IF-2 — MPVRIYALAKELNLDSKELVDVVKKAGITGKGSALASLSDEEAQQVRGHLAGSAAKSESKPKVAPPKKDTPTAPVAPVRDLSGTTGRKPSSISVGRPSKPAEAGESPAPMAPIRDGGRPVGKPAPIVRTPKLAPAPEATTPEPPAPDNSPKPEIRLPKTGGVGTGMASPSGRGIGMGAKSDGPSTKPASAPTAKPAAKSDAGERKAPEQPKREAAASASDDDGSSNKGGGLASRIAGRMGNNSSGRVVPNTPGSPLSAVRRDPVAAGGKMRSLDRSRNRPEEAGKPAEAGKSKKREPRIKVNLAQLPSAPAKPIAPVGSSGPAAQKPDIKLTRDVIEGHKQGMKAPLARLEQDEADKKRVKKAGEGTVGVVGRGKRVAEEDEKPKKKGLAGMASARAERQRGGGGRRIIGSDGGDRHHYRRSRPRIRRKGVNTAAPRKEKVQIELPCTVRNFCEGSGLSVADVMRTLMGMGMMVNINADIDFETAELLATEHDLDIELKAAESLEQELITEIEEIEDKPETLIARPPVVTFLGHVDHGKTSLLDHLVGINVVKGEAGGITQHIRAYKIDNNGRPVTFVDTPGHEAFTEMRARGANVTDIAVLVVAADDGIMPQTEEAISHAKAAEVPIVVALNKIDLEGVDANRVMTQLTEHQLTPSEWGGDVEIVRTSATQGIGMEELLETLLTIAELNEYSANPDRSALGVCLESEQQGDRGVVAKMIVQNGTLRVGDILVCGPAHGRVRAMQDTLTGKPILEAGPSTPVSLMGLDTPPGAGDRFHVLKDISQAREIASAREGESSRQSLSGITTKVSFDSFQEMLEGGKLGTSADTVKLNLIIRADARGSLEAIDKELSKFDHPEVQIRVLQRSVGGITLADATLASASDAVILGFNVIPDEKARSLADERGVEIRRYDVIYKLTDDIRALIEGRLKPEERVVELGRALVKQVFSISRIGTIAGCYVAQGSIQRNCRIRVNRDGRTIGDYQLDTLRRIKEDVKEVPRGMECGIRLQGFNDIKQDDVLEAYKIEEVARKLD; from the coding sequence GTGCCAGTACGCATTTACGCGCTCGCCAAAGAACTGAATCTCGACAGCAAAGAACTCGTTGATGTGGTTAAAAAAGCCGGCATCACGGGCAAAGGTTCCGCGCTGGCCAGCCTCTCGGATGAAGAGGCCCAGCAAGTACGAGGTCATCTCGCCGGTTCCGCAGCGAAATCTGAATCGAAACCTAAAGTTGCGCCCCCGAAGAAGGACACGCCCACGGCTCCCGTCGCGCCCGTTCGAGATTTGAGCGGAACGACCGGTCGAAAGCCATCGTCCATCAGCGTGGGACGCCCTTCCAAACCCGCGGAGGCTGGCGAAAGTCCCGCTCCGATGGCGCCGATTCGCGACGGCGGCCGACCGGTTGGCAAACCCGCGCCGATCGTTCGCACGCCCAAGTTGGCGCCCGCACCGGAAGCGACGACTCCCGAGCCGCCGGCTCCCGACAACTCGCCCAAGCCCGAAATCCGGCTGCCGAAAACCGGCGGTGTCGGAACCGGGATGGCGTCGCCAAGCGGACGTGGGATCGGGATGGGGGCCAAATCCGACGGGCCTTCGACCAAACCCGCTTCAGCACCCACCGCCAAACCAGCGGCCAAATCGGACGCGGGGGAGCGAAAGGCTCCTGAGCAACCCAAGCGAGAGGCTGCTGCTTCCGCGTCGGACGACGATGGCTCGTCCAACAAGGGTGGTGGATTGGCCAGCCGAATCGCCGGACGGATGGGCAACAACTCGTCCGGTCGCGTGGTGCCAAACACGCCTGGGTCGCCTCTCTCGGCCGTTCGACGGGACCCCGTCGCGGCGGGTGGCAAGATGCGATCGCTCGATCGTTCTCGAAATCGTCCCGAGGAAGCTGGCAAGCCAGCGGAAGCCGGGAAATCCAAGAAGCGGGAACCACGGATCAAGGTGAACCTGGCGCAATTGCCCAGCGCACCTGCCAAACCCATCGCTCCGGTGGGAAGCTCCGGCCCAGCAGCTCAGAAACCCGATATCAAGCTGACTCGCGATGTCATCGAAGGCCACAAGCAGGGCATGAAGGCTCCGCTTGCTCGCCTCGAGCAAGACGAAGCAGACAAAAAGCGTGTGAAGAAGGCTGGCGAAGGCACCGTGGGTGTCGTCGGACGCGGCAAACGCGTGGCCGAAGAAGACGAAAAGCCAAAGAAAAAGGGCTTGGCCGGCATGGCCAGTGCCCGCGCCGAACGGCAACGTGGCGGCGGAGGCCGGCGGATCATCGGTTCCGATGGCGGCGATCGCCATCATTACCGACGTTCGCGTCCGCGGATCCGTCGCAAGGGTGTCAACACCGCTGCACCTCGGAAAGAGAAGGTTCAGATTGAGTTGCCGTGTACCGTTCGCAATTTCTGCGAAGGATCCGGGCTGAGTGTCGCCGACGTGATGCGAACCCTGATGGGTATGGGAATGATGGTCAACATCAATGCCGACATCGATTTCGAAACGGCCGAGTTGTTGGCCACCGAACACGATCTCGACATCGAGTTGAAGGCCGCTGAATCGCTCGAACAAGAGTTGATCACCGAAATCGAAGAGATCGAAGACAAACCGGAAACCCTGATCGCTCGTCCCCCTGTGGTGACTTTCCTGGGTCACGTCGATCACGGCAAAACCAGTTTGCTGGATCACTTGGTCGGCATCAACGTCGTCAAAGGCGAGGCAGGTGGGATCACCCAGCACATCCGCGCCTACAAGATCGACAACAACGGTCGCCCAGTGACCTTTGTCGACACACCTGGTCACGAAGCGTTCACGGAAATGCGTGCTCGTGGTGCCAACGTGACGGACATCGCTGTTTTGGTGGTGGCTGCTGACGATGGAATCATGCCGCAAACCGAAGAAGCCATCAGTCACGCGAAAGCGGCTGAGGTGCCGATCGTGGTCGCACTGAATAAGATTGACCTGGAAGGTGTGGATGCCAACCGCGTCATGACTCAACTGACCGAACACCAACTGACCCCGAGTGAATGGGGCGGCGATGTCGAAATCGTTCGCACCAGTGCCACCCAAGGCATCGGGATGGAAGAGTTGTTGGAAACGTTGTTGACCATCGCTGAATTGAACGAGTACTCCGCCAACCCGGATCGTTCGGCCTTGGGTGTGTGCTTGGAATCAGAACAACAGGGCGACCGCGGTGTGGTCGCAAAGATGATCGTTCAGAACGGAACACTCCGCGTTGGCGACATTCTGGTTTGCGGTCCGGCCCACGGTCGGGTCCGAGCCATGCAAGACACGTTGACCGGCAAGCCGATCTTGGAGGCTGGTCCCAGCACTCCCGTGAGCCTGATGGGCTTGGACACGCCGCCCGGTGCGGGCGACCGTTTCCACGTCCTGAAAGACATCTCGCAAGCACGCGAAATCGCGAGTGCTCGAGAAGGAGAATCCAGTCGCCAAAGTCTGTCTGGAATCACCACCAAGGTCAGTTTCGATTCGTTCCAAGAGATGCTGGAAGGTGGCAAGCTTGGTACGTCCGCTGACACCGTGAAGCTGAATTTGATCATCCGAGCGGACGCTCGAGGGTCATTGGAAGCGATCGACAAAGAGCTGAGCAAATTCGATCACCCCGAAGTTCAGATTCGAGTTTTGCAACGCAGTGTTGGTGGCATCACCTTGGCCGACGCGACCCTTGCCAGTGCTTCGGACGCAGTGATCTTGGGCTTCAACGTCATTCCAGATGAAAAAGCTCGATCGCTGGCCGACGAACGCGGTGTTGAAATTCGTCGTTACGACGTGATTTACAAATTGACCGATGACATTCGGGCGTTGATTGAAGGACGCTTGAAACCAGAAGAACGCGTGGTCGAACTCGGCCGTGCCCTGGTCAAGCAAGTCTTCTCAATCAGTCGCATTGGAACGATCGCAGGGTGCTATGTCGCGCAGGGTTCGATTCAGCGGAATTGCCGCATTCGAGTCAACCGAGACGGACGCACCATCGGCGATTACCAACTCGACACGCTTCGCCGGATCAAGGAAGACGTCAAGGAAGTTCCCCGCGGCATGGAATGCGGTATTCGTCTTCAAGGCTTCAACGACATCAAGCAGGACGATGTTTTGGAAGCTTACAAGATCGAAGAAGTCGCTCGAAAACTCGATTGA
- the rbfA gene encoding 30S ribosome-binding factor RbfA gives MSSRRMLKAAEAIREVVANAIVTEVRDPRVRDVTVIGVEVSPDMREAKVKVSVMGDETQKNLSLRGLQNSAGFLQSKIANRMDTRYTPKLRFEVDRGQEHAMTVSEILARIQQEKEGAMDDRDQNDSGEDATPHSND, from the coding sequence TTGTCCAGTCGACGTATGCTCAAAGCTGCCGAAGCGATCCGCGAAGTGGTCGCCAATGCGATCGTGACCGAGGTCCGCGATCCTCGCGTTCGTGATGTCACGGTGATCGGCGTGGAGGTTTCACCGGACATGCGGGAAGCCAAGGTCAAGGTCAGCGTGATGGGGGATGAAACGCAGAAGAATCTCTCGTTGCGAGGACTGCAGAATTCCGCTGGATTCCTGCAAAGCAAGATCGCCAACCGGATGGACACCCGCTACACGCCCAAGTTGCGGTTCGAAGTCGACCGAGGTCAAGAACACGCGATGACGGTCAGTGAGATTCTTGCTCGGATTCAGCAAGAAAAGGAAGGCGCGATGGATGATCGTGACCAAAATGATTCTGGCGAAGACGCCACTCCCCACTCAAACGATTGA
- a CDS encoding general secretion pathway protein GspK, translating into MSPQKKPLRKSSDRLERSGLRSAAKPGGRRHGRRGFFLVLVLIVIAVATMAVYSFTDLMIAADETAYLTGDLVQARSTVDSGIEAVRLTLAQSASQREDAGGVFNNPNLFQGVPITDGTQGNATSNFTVLAPGLTEMGTLGGIRYGLQNESARLNINALVVLEENSDAINMLTGLSGGSVDAGGILGDTAGTDDSELSTENIAVTLLMTLPGMDESIADAILDWIDEDTEPRENGCEDEYYTSLATPYAAANGPVQTVEELLLVRGVTPQLLFGADSNRNGVLDSDEQQRYAASIETPGVLGWASYLTVHGAEANKTMDGDFRVNINGDDLEVLYDELMTAIGDEVFASFIVAYRMAGKSSLVDAVASGASAEALAAQGIEAQDAADAGAESEGTVLPWSVEALSEFDLTAGAEVEFNQVLDLIDAKVTLQKDDETFTYTSPLIGEPTLLAEFLPLLMDQLTTQEGDVLPGRINLNECPAELLMGVPLVDVDTMTTILEARSQDSGGGTSDRNHETWPLTEGLVTVDQMRALLPLVTARGDVFRAQVIGFDSASGLAARGEAIIDASTPNPRVVHYRDLTHLGRGFDLSVLGGNIVVPNNN; encoded by the coding sequence ATGTCGCCCCAGAAAAAGCCGTTGCGAAAGAGTTCTGATCGCTTGGAACGATCGGGCCTGAGGTCCGCTGCAAAGCCAGGCGGTCGCCGCCATGGCCGCCGAGGGTTCTTTCTGGTGTTGGTCTTGATCGTGATCGCGGTTGCCACCATGGCCGTGTATTCGTTCACGGATTTGATGATCGCGGCGGACGAGACCGCTTACTTGACGGGCGATTTGGTCCAAGCCCGATCGACGGTCGATTCGGGCATCGAAGCGGTCCGTTTGACCTTGGCTCAGTCTGCTTCGCAAAGAGAAGACGCCGGCGGCGTCTTCAATAACCCCAACCTGTTTCAGGGGGTTCCGATCACCGATGGAACGCAGGGCAACGCGACCAGCAACTTCACGGTGTTGGCGCCTGGGTTGACGGAGATGGGAACGCTCGGCGGCATTCGCTATGGATTGCAAAACGAGTCGGCTCGATTGAACATCAATGCGTTGGTGGTTCTGGAAGAGAACTCCGATGCGATCAACATGCTGACCGGTTTGTCGGGTGGCAGTGTCGATGCAGGCGGCATCCTGGGGGACACAGCCGGAACGGATGATTCCGAACTGTCGACCGAGAACATTGCAGTCACCCTGCTGATGACTTTGCCTGGGATGGACGAGTCGATTGCCGATGCGATTTTGGACTGGATCGATGAAGACACCGAGCCTCGAGAAAATGGATGCGAGGACGAGTACTACACTTCGCTGGCAACGCCTTACGCGGCAGCCAACGGGCCCGTGCAAACCGTCGAGGAATTGTTGCTGGTTCGTGGCGTCACGCCACAGTTGTTGTTTGGCGCTGACAGCAACCGCAATGGCGTTTTGGATTCCGATGAACAACAACGCTATGCCGCCAGCATCGAGACCCCCGGTGTGCTTGGCTGGGCCAGCTACTTGACCGTTCATGGTGCCGAAGCGAACAAGACGATGGACGGTGACTTCCGGGTCAATATCAACGGCGACGATCTCGAAGTTCTCTACGATGAGTTGATGACCGCGATTGGTGACGAAGTCTTTGCGTCCTTCATCGTGGCCTATCGCATGGCCGGGAAGTCATCGTTGGTGGATGCCGTGGCCAGCGGCGCGAGTGCGGAAGCGCTGGCGGCTCAGGGGATTGAAGCTCAAGACGCGGCCGATGCGGGGGCGGAGTCCGAGGGGACTGTGTTGCCTTGGTCGGTGGAAGCCTTGAGCGAGTTTGATTTGACTGCCGGGGCGGAAGTGGAATTCAATCAAGTCCTCGATTTGATCGATGCCAAGGTCACGCTTCAGAAAGACGACGAAACGTTCACTTACACCTCCCCATTGATCGGGGAGCCAACCTTGCTGGCTGAGTTCCTGCCATTGTTGATGGATCAGTTGACGACGCAGGAGGGCGACGTGTTGCCCGGACGAATCAACCTGAACGAGTGTCCGGCGGAGTTGCTGATGGGGGTTCCGTTGGTCGATGTCGACACGATGACCACGATCCTCGAAGCCCGATCTCAAGACAGTGGCGGCGGAACTTCCGACCGCAATCACGAAACTTGGCCGCTCACGGAGGGTTTAGTCACCGTGGATCAAATGCGCGCGTTGTTGCCTCTGGTCACCGCTCGCGGAGATGTCTTTCGGGCCCAAGTCATTGGTTTCGATTCTGCGTCCGGATTGGCCGCACGGGGAGAGGCCATCATCGACGCATCCACGCCAAATCCTCGAGTGGTTCACTACCGGGACCTGACGCATCTGGGACGTGGGTTTGATCTGTCGGTCCTGGGCGGAAACATCGTGGTTCCGAACAACAACTGA
- a CDS encoding prepilin-type N-terminal cleavage/methylation domain-containing protein: MTQRAGFTLLEMLLTLALSVVLMGLISGAINFYAREMDNAEQQFREAQLASALLQLIEDDLRMTLVTRPVSTEALSEVLAAAAAPLESLGLTSGGEESDDSLPPSDPDTLNDDPALMTDSSLVTGVVLQSPGLIGNETQLQIDVSRLPSLEQTAIDPDLAITSGVDLLDRPSDIKTVSYFVQVAGSFGIQDALQKLAASDENATTQPASTGGGLVRRQLDRAISVQALSTGGSSRLDQTGEVIAPEVVAIGFEYYDGVNWLPQYNTDETGYLPLAIRVRLQLAPTAMPGAASADAASTGSLDLTEGRLFTHVIRLPMSFPEDGEALLAEQEAASTAETPDVVAE; encoded by the coding sequence ATCACGCAGCGGGCTGGTTTCACCTTGCTGGAGATGCTGTTGACCCTGGCGCTCAGCGTGGTGTTGATGGGGCTGATCAGTGGTGCGATCAACTTTTACGCTCGCGAAATGGACAACGCCGAGCAGCAGTTTCGCGAAGCTCAGCTCGCGTCGGCGTTGTTGCAGCTCATCGAAGACGATTTGCGGATGACTTTGGTCACGCGTCCCGTTTCCACCGAAGCGTTGTCGGAGGTGTTGGCTGCGGCCGCGGCGCCCTTGGAAAGTCTGGGACTCACTTCGGGTGGAGAAGAATCGGATGATTCGTTGCCTCCCAGCGATCCTGACACGCTCAATGATGATCCCGCGTTGATGACGGACAGCAGCTTGGTGACCGGTGTCGTTTTGCAGTCACCTGGTTTGATTGGCAACGAGACGCAGTTGCAAATCGATGTCAGTCGTTTGCCCAGTTTGGAACAGACCGCGATTGATCCTGATTTGGCGATCACTTCGGGCGTTGATCTGTTGGACCGCCCCAGTGACATCAAAACCGTCAGTTACTTCGTGCAGGTGGCTGGCTCGTTTGGCATCCAAGACGCCCTGCAGAAGTTGGCGGCGTCGGATGAAAACGCAACGACTCAACCGGCTTCCACCGGTGGCGGTTTGGTGCGTCGGCAACTGGATCGTGCAATCAGTGTGCAAGCCTTGTCGACCGGCGGTTCCTCTCGGTTGGATCAAACCGGTGAAGTGATTGCACCCGAAGTCGTCGCCATCGGATTCGAGTACTACGACGGGGTGAACTGGTTGCCGCAGTACAACACCGATGAAACCGGATACTTGCCGCTGGCCATTCGCGTTCGTTTGCAACTGGCACCGACGGCGATGCCCGGCGCAGCATCCGCTGATGCGGCCAGCACTGGTTCTCTCGATCTCACGGAAGGACGTCTTTTCACGCATGTGATTCGTCTTCCGATGTCCTTCCCCGAAGACGGTGAGGCTCTGCTCGCAGAGCAGGAAGCCGCCAGCACTGCGGAGACACCCGATGTCGTCGCTGAATGA
- a CDS encoding YebC/PmpR family DNA-binding transcriptional regulator: protein MAGHSKWANIQHRKGRVDAQRGKMWSKLSKAIIVSAKMGGGDPGTNIRLRKAIDDAKAVSMPKDNIERAIKRGTGELDGDAVEEILYEGYGPGGVAVMCLALTDNRNRTAPELRTLFGKYGGELGKTGCVSYLFERKGIFVFGEEADEEKVTELALENGADDVEVDDDGKIQVTCSPETFSDLEVAFDAAGMETEVSEVTQIASTNVDLDENSSGKVLALLEMLDDHDDIQTVSTNANFPEESVSE, encoded by the coding sequence ATGGCAGGTCACAGTAAATGGGCAAACATTCAGCATCGCAAAGGGCGCGTTGACGCCCAGCGGGGCAAGATGTGGAGCAAGCTCAGCAAGGCAATCATCGTCTCGGCCAAAATGGGCGGCGGCGATCCAGGGACGAACATCCGATTGCGAAAAGCAATCGATGACGCCAAAGCGGTCTCCATGCCCAAGGACAACATCGAACGCGCCATCAAGCGCGGGACCGGTGAGCTGGACGGGGATGCGGTCGAAGAAATTCTCTACGAGGGTTACGGCCCGGGTGGAGTCGCGGTGATGTGCTTGGCACTGACCGACAATCGCAATCGGACGGCTCCTGAGTTGCGGACGTTGTTTGGGAAGTACGGTGGTGAACTCGGCAAAACCGGTTGCGTGTCGTACTTGTTCGAACGCAAAGGCATCTTCGTTTTCGGTGAGGAGGCGGACGAGGAAAAGGTCACCGAACTTGCATTGGAAAACGGCGCGGACGACGTCGAAGTCGACGACGATGGCAAGATCCAAGTGACCTGCAGTCCCGAAACGTTCAGTGATTTGGAAGTCGCTTTCGATGCAGCGGGCATGGAAACCGAAGTCAGTGAAGTGACCCAAATCGCGTCGACCAACGTGGACCTGGATGAGAACTCATCCGGCAAGGTGCTGGCATTGCTGGAAAT
- the nusA gene encoding transcription termination factor NusA, which produces MNPQDILRYVDSLHRDKNIDPELLFQAIESALQSAAKKQYGEESDVIVSISRDNGAIAATLAGEPLGDDQIGRIGAQTAKQVIIQKVREAERDALMLEYRDQIGEIVSGMIGRADGGVATVNLGNVEAILPRSEQIPGESLHANERVRAIVFEVRPSGGNRVRVVLSRTRPQFVQRLFEQEIPELSDGVIAIKSISREPGYRSKVAVSSEDQQIDPISVCVGYRGSRIKAVREELAGEHIDVVRYDSDPEVLIPNALQPAEVDQVLLCDMIGRAIVLVQEDQLSLAIGRRGQNVRLASKLCGWDIEIMTNGELEEQIERAVGGFSQIPGITEEIAQALVEQGYLSYDDLSVIEPDLFMEMSGLSEADVDRIVETAEANAEEAEKAAAEERRVRRDQERTEKNAPAPAVSEAPAEAPPAEPVSEENADTENTESESSEVAEGEQPAAEEEADSPEASSVGEAPAEESPAEEAVQEASGELADESSESETQEIETESEESEPVAETIESSEAESNKQEG; this is translated from the coding sequence ATGAATCCGCAAGACATTTTGCGATACGTCGATTCGCTGCATCGCGATAAAAACATCGACCCCGAACTGCTGTTCCAGGCGATTGAGTCGGCGCTTCAGAGCGCTGCGAAGAAACAATACGGTGAAGAATCCGACGTGATCGTTTCGATCAGTCGCGACAACGGTGCCATCGCCGCGACATTGGCAGGCGAGCCTCTCGGCGACGATCAAATCGGTCGGATCGGTGCTCAGACTGCCAAGCAAGTCATCATTCAAAAGGTCCGCGAAGCAGAACGCGACGCGTTGATGCTGGAATACCGCGACCAGATCGGTGAGATCGTCAGCGGAATGATCGGGCGTGCCGATGGTGGCGTGGCCACCGTCAATTTGGGAAATGTCGAAGCCATTCTCCCACGCAGTGAACAGATTCCTGGCGAAAGCCTGCACGCCAACGAACGCGTTCGCGCGATCGTGTTCGAGGTCCGTCCTTCGGGTGGCAACCGCGTGCGTGTGGTTTTGTCTCGAACCCGCCCGCAGTTCGTGCAGCGTTTGTTTGAGCAAGAAATTCCGGAGTTGAGCGATGGCGTGATTGCGATCAAGTCCATCTCTCGAGAGCCTGGTTACCGCAGCAAGGTGGCCGTCAGCAGCGAAGATCAACAGATCGATCCGATCAGTGTCTGCGTCGGTTATCGCGGCAGTCGCATCAAAGCGGTTCGCGAAGAATTGGCCGGTGAGCACATCGACGTGGTCCGCTACGACAGCGACCCGGAGGTGCTGATTCCCAATGCCTTGCAGCCCGCGGAAGTCGATCAAGTTCTGTTGTGCGACATGATTGGTCGCGCGATCGTCTTGGTTCAAGAAGACCAACTTTCGCTCGCGATCGGTCGTCGTGGACAGAATGTTCGCCTGGCCAGCAAGCTTTGCGGTTGGGACATCGAAATCATGACCAACGGCGAGCTCGAAGAGCAGATCGAACGTGCGGTGGGTGGATTCAGCCAGATTCCAGGCATCACCGAAGAGATCGCTCAAGCCTTGGTTGAGCAGGGTTATTTGTCATACGATGACTTGTCCGTGATTGAGCCCGACCTGTTCATGGAAATGAGCGGTTTGAGCGAAGCGGATGTCGACCGGATCGTCGAGACGGCGGAAGCCAACGCGGAAGAGGCTGAAAAAGCCGCCGCGGAAGAGCGTCGTGTTCGCAGAGATCAGGAACGAACCGAAAAGAACGCTCCTGCACCAGCAGTCAGCGAAGCACCGGCGGAAGCACCGCCGGCTGAACCAGTATCCGAGGAAAACGCAGACACAGAAAACACCGAATCAGAAAGCTCCGAAGTCGCGGAAGGTGAACAGCCTGCCGCAGAAGAGGAAGCTGATTCTCCGGAGGCCAGCTCCGTTGGAGAGGCCCCGGCGGAAGAAAGCCCCGCTGAAGAAGCAGTCCAAGAGGCTTCTGGGGAGCTCGCAGATGAATCCAGCGAGTCCGAAACACAAGAGATTGAGACCGAATCCGAGGAATCGGAACCCGTCGCCGAGACGATTGAATCGTCCGAGGCAGAAAGTAACAAGCAGGAAGGTTGA
- a CDS encoding type II secretion system protein, protein MSSLCRSRNSRNSHRRGFSLLEMMLSLAILGVSLGILAQIAGTGTDAAREARDLSQARLIASSKMSELLVSASTGVSPAATPATPVEAMDTDASTTFQVQIDVVPAPMEGMLAVRVSVEALDPDGGPSLATYSLTRWMIDPLLGLKELAEEEAALREEAASAESTSIE, encoded by the coding sequence CTGTCGTCGCTTTGCCGTTCACGCAATTCTCGCAATTCGCACCGCCGTGGATTCTCGTTGCTCGAGATGATGTTGTCGCTGGCGATTTTGGGGGTCTCACTCGGGATTCTTGCTCAGATCGCTGGGACTGGCACCGATGCGGCCCGCGAAGCCCGTGACCTCAGCCAAGCTCGTTTGATCGCATCAAGCAAAATGTCGGAACTCCTGGTTTCGGCTTCGACCGGAGTCTCGCCCGCAGCAACTCCCGCGACGCCAGTGGAGGCGATGGACACCGACGCATCGACCACCTTTCAGGTGCAAATCGATGTGGTCCCGGCTCCCATGGAAGGCATGTTGGCGGTTCGCGTGAGTGTGGAAGCATTGGATCCCGACGGTGGCCCATCGCTGGCAACTTATTCGTTGACCCGCTGGATGATCGACCCCTTGTTGGGGCTGAAGGAATTGGCGGAAGAAGAAGCCGCGTTGCGAGAGGAGGCGGCCAGTGCCGAATCGACTTCCATTGAATAG